The proteins below come from a single Acidovorax sp. NCPPB 4044 genomic window:
- a CDS encoding alkaline phosphatase D family protein, with product MLDRRELLLRAAALATAGALPRWAWATAGWRHDPFTLGVASGDPAPDGVVLWTRLLPPGPGEAAGPVSVRWEVAHDEAFRRIVQHGTATALPELAHSVHVELRGLEAGRWYFYRFLHGDAVSATGRTRTAPAAAALESRLRIAFASCQRWEHSHYAAWADVCRHSPDLVLFLGDYVYEYASPADATGLARVHALRHARTLADFRDRYALHRSDPALQAAHAAAPWAVTWDDHEVQNDYAGLSGRGTDAQEFAALRSAGYQAFYEHMPLRSGVLAAGGGFAGLQLHRRLAWGRLARIHLLDARQFRSRQACRKDSASGAGAVQPNQCAELADPSRSFLGTAQERWLGAGLAEDAPPRRGDPSGMRWSVIAQQTLFSPRHYPSGLQSTDTWDGYPAARGRLLASIAGHAPRNTVLLGGDIHQNYVCQVRAPMAQGAPGGAIVASEFCGTSISSRAGTTQDRVDAIARVNPDVLLARCDLRGWGLADITPTRWTTVLRTVDDPLRADSPSSTLARFVVEDGRPGPVRD from the coding sequence ATGCTGGATCGCCGCGAACTGCTGCTGCGCGCCGCCGCCCTGGCCACGGCGGGCGCCCTGCCCCGCTGGGCCTGGGCCACGGCGGGATGGCGGCACGACCCGTTCACGCTCGGCGTGGCCAGCGGCGACCCGGCGCCCGACGGCGTGGTGCTCTGGACGCGGCTGCTGCCGCCCGGCCCCGGCGAGGCGGCCGGCCCCGTGTCCGTGCGCTGGGAAGTGGCGCACGACGAAGCGTTCCGCCGCATCGTGCAGCACGGCACCGCGACCGCCCTGCCCGAGCTCGCGCACAGCGTGCACGTCGAACTGCGCGGGCTGGAGGCGGGCCGCTGGTATTTCTACCGCTTCCTCCACGGCGACGCCGTGAGCGCCACCGGCCGCACGCGCACCGCCCCCGCTGCCGCGGCGCTGGAATCCCGCCTGCGGATCGCCTTCGCGTCCTGCCAGCGCTGGGAGCACAGCCACTACGCCGCCTGGGCCGACGTCTGCCGCCATTCGCCCGACCTGGTGCTGTTCCTGGGCGACTACGTCTACGAGTACGCGAGCCCCGCCGACGCCACCGGGCTCGCCCGGGTCCACGCACTGCGCCACGCCCGCACGCTGGCCGATTTCCGGGACCGCTATGCGCTGCACCGCAGCGATCCGGCCCTGCAGGCCGCCCACGCGGCCGCGCCCTGGGCCGTGACCTGGGACGACCACGAGGTGCAGAACGACTACGCCGGCCTGTCGGGGCGCGGCACCGACGCGCAGGAGTTCGCCGCCCTGCGTTCGGCGGGATACCAGGCGTTCTACGAACACATGCCGCTGCGCTCGGGCGTGCTGGCCGCGGGCGGCGGATTCGCCGGTTTGCAATTGCACCGCCGGCTGGCTTGGGGGCGGCTCGCGCGCATCCATCTGCTCGATGCACGCCAGTTCCGCAGCCGGCAGGCCTGCCGCAAGGACAGCGCCAGCGGCGCCGGCGCCGTGCAGCCGAACCAATGCGCCGAGCTGGCCGACCCCTCGCGCAGCTTCCTGGGCACGGCCCAGGAACGCTGGCTGGGTGCGGGGCTGGCCGAGGATGCCCCGCCCCGCCGCGGCGACCCGTCGGGGATGCGCTGGAGCGTGATCGCGCAGCAGACGCTCTTCTCGCCGCGGCACTACCCCTCGGGACTGCAATCGACCGACACCTGGGACGGCTACCCCGCGGCGCGGGGCCGCCTGCTGGCCTCCATCGCAGGCCATGCCCCGCGCAATACGGTGCTGCTGGGCGGCGACATCCACCAGAACTACGTGTGCCAGGTGCGGGCCCCCATGGCGCAAGGAGCCCCCGGCGGCGCCATCGTGGCCAGCGAGTTCTGCGGCACCTCGATCAGCTCGCGCGCGGGCACCACCCAGGACCGGGTGGACGCGATCGCGCGGGTCAACCCCGACGTGCTCCTGGCGCGCTGCGACCTGCGCGGCTGGGGCCTGGCCGACATCACCCCCACCCGCTGGACCACGGTGCTGCGCACGGTGGACGATCCGCTGCGGGCCGACAGCCCCTCCTCCACGCTGGCGCGCTTCGTGGTGGAGGACGGCCGGCCCGGCCCGGTGCGCGACTGA